A part of Tachysurus vachellii isolate PV-2020 chromosome 4, HZAU_Pvac_v1, whole genome shotgun sequence genomic DNA contains:
- the LOC132844622 gene encoding nuclear factor of activated T-cells, cytoplasmic 2 isoform X1, producing MNINGENSAVGFTDGSCQDELDFPFPLFLCSQTGNDIPHDDQDELDALTNLNTNPPSSNTDQDHPQYSNLSLYQPSYNPPPSDDILNCYQPELRDLLCHTLSSQASPRIEITRSELHHQHREHVQTAPVDISRRLAVPSYQNLPYRENLSPASSTSSSWHSEVYSPQPSPCVSPSASGGGGLAAMTVAELCPRLQAIHASGSPHTSPNTSPRTSITEETILNCRPSSASSSRPGSRSTSPQGKRTYEQYQNPALVVPRSRSPSPHALREELVEPCRPAANVDEFVDSINRHLAKPVPTKIGRTFQEYTICSQKEHAVLAEVKREPIMEPVYVLQPLGLLNQMPTAMCSMSLASLPALEWPLPSCTEQYELNIEVQPRQHHRAHYETEGSRGAVKAASGGHPVVQLHGYRGREALALQVFIGTADERAMRPHAFYQVHRITGKTVTTSSQEKMLNGTKVLELLLEPKDNMRAIVDCAGILKLKNADIELRKGETDVGRKNTRVRLVFRVHVPQPGGQWISLQVSSNPIECSQRPSRETPEVRRQDLDHCSVLGGMQMILTGQNFTSESRVLFSETTLEGLEVWEKEAIVNREKSQANMLYVEIPPYRDPNIYHPVKVNFCVLNGKRKPSQPQHFTYMPLPVPPIKAEPLDEYQYGELACSVPQVLGVSPQLCHHTAQIATSCYSMPGQVSQRTNSPILYPPSSEYQKLHQPSAFYQSQLEALSTSPGHYEPPLDHPASGVQPLCSGPGTAIGPNPGSHLKPSSYQHIMAGHNYQAGVSMFPSLDATNQRIFVQRAAPLLQSYNQQQPVEHQRTSSPVRVKRENLDETYLNDVNEVIRKDLINHPIDDD from the exons ATGAATATTAATGGTGAAAACAGTGCTGTCGGCTTCACTGATGGAAGCTGCCAGGATGAACTGGactttccttttcctctatTTCTTTGTAGCCAAACTGGAAATGACATCCCACATGATGACCAAG ATGAGCTTGATGCTTTGACAAACCTCAATACTAATCCACCCTCGTCCAACACTGACCAGGACCATCCTCAATACAGCAATCTGTCCCTCTATCAGCCTTCCTATAATCCTCCACCGTCTGATGACATTCTCAACTGTTATCAACCTGAACTGCGAGATcttctctgtcacacactctcatccCAAGCTAGCCCCCGCATCGAGATCACACGCTCAGAGCTACACCACCAGCACCGGGAGCATGTCCAAACAGCACCAGTGGATATCAGTCGGCGTCTAGCAGTACCTTCGTATCAGAATTTGCCCTACAGGGAGAACCTTAGCCCAGCAAGCAGCACGTCATCTAGCTGGCACTCTGAGGTGTATTCACCTCAACCGTCACCCTGTGTTTCTCCTAGTGCTTCAGGAGGTGGAGGTTTAGCTGCCATGACCGTAGCTGAGTTGTGCCCAAGGCTTCAGGCCATCCATGCATCAGGTTCACCCCATACTTCTCCAAATACCTCCCCACGCACCAGCATCACAGAGGAGACCATCCTGAACTGCAGGCCTTCATCTGCCTCCTCCTCACGGCCAGGTTCACGCTCCACTTCTCCTCAAGGAAAGCGCACTTATGAGCAATACCAGAACCCTGCCCTGGTGGTCCCACGCTCACGAAGCCCGTCTCCTCATGCATTGAGGGAAGAGTTGGTTGAGCCTTGTAGACCAGCAGCTAATGTTGATGAATTTGTAGACAGCATCAACAGACACCTAGCTAAACCAGTGCCCACAAAGATTGGACGGACTTTTCAGGAGTACACTATATGCAGCCAAAAAGAGCATGCCGTACTCGCTGAAGTAAAGCGGGAACCTATAATGGAACCAGTATACGTCTTGCAACCCCTAGGTTTGCTCAATCAGATGCCCACAGCCATGTGCAG CATGTCGTTGGCATCTCTGCCTGCTCTGGAGTGGCCGCTTCCCAGCTGCACAGAGCAGTATGAGCTGAATATAGAGGTTCAACCCAGACAGCACCACAGAGCCCACTATGAGACTGAAGGCAGTAGAGGAGCTGTTAAAGCAGCGTCAGGAGGACATCCTGTGGTTCAG TTGCACGGATACAGGGGACGAGAAGCTTTGGCACTGCAGGTATTTATTGGAACAGCTGATGAGAGAGCCATGAGGCCACATGCCTTTTACCAGGTCCACCGCATCACTGGCAAAACCGTCACCACCAGCAGCCAAGAGAAAATGTTGAACGGAACCAAAGTTCTGGAGCTGCTGCTGGAACCCAAAGACAACATGCGAGCAAT TGTGGACTGTGCTGGGATACTGAAGCTGAAAAATGCTGATATTGAGCTGCGGAAAGGTGAGACAGACGTGGGACGGAAGAACACACGTGTACGTCTGGTCTTTCGTGTCCATGTGCCTCAGCCTGGAGGCCAGTGGATTTCTCTACAAGTGTCCTCAAATCCCATCGAGTGCT CTCAAAGACCTAGCCGCGAAACTCCAGAGGTGAGGAGGCAGGATTTGGACCACTGCTCAGTGCTGGGGGGAATGCAGATGATCCTTACCGGTCAAAACTTCACCTCTGAGTCCAGGGTGCTCTTTAGTGAGACAACTCTAG AAGGCTTGGAGGTATGGGAGAAGGAAGCCATAGTCAACAGAGAAAAAAGTCAAGCA AACATGCTGTATGTAGAAATTCCTCCGTATCGAGACCCCAACATCTATCACCCAGTCAAAGTCAACTTCTGTGTGCTGAACGGGAAAAGGAAGCCTAGTCAGCCACAACACTTCACCTACATGCCACTCCCAG TTCCACCAATAAAGGCCGAGCCACTGGATGAGTATCAGTATGGAGAGCTTGCCTGCAGTGTCCCCCAAGTCTTAGGTGTCTCTCCACAATTGTGCCATCACACCGCCCAGATCGCTACCAGCTGCTACAGTATGCCAGGCCAGGTTTCCCAGAGGACCAACAGTCCTATTCTGTATCCACCGTCCTCGGAGTACCAAAAGCTCCATCAGCCTTCAGCCTTCTATCAGAGCCAGCTAGAGGCCCTGAGCACCAGCCCTGGTCACTACGAGCCTCCCCTAGATCACCCTGCATCTGGAGTGCAGCCCCTCTGCTCAGGTCCGGGAACTGCCATAGGGCCAAATCCAGGCTCTCATCTCAAACCCAGCAGTTATCAGCACATCATGGCAGGGCACAACTACCAGGCTGGTGTCTCTATGTTTCCAAGCCTGGATGCAACCAATCAGAGAATCTTTGTGCAGAGAGCAGCTCCTCTACTGCAGAGCTACAACCAGCAGCAGCCTGTGGAGCATCAGAGAACCAGCAGCCCTGTAAGAGTCAAGCGGGAAAATCTGGACGAAACTTACCTGAATGATG TGAATGAAGTGATCCGAAAAGATCTCATTAATCACCCCATTGATGACGACTAG
- the LOC132844622 gene encoding nuclear factor of activated T-cells, cytoplasmic 2 isoform X2, with translation MNINGENSAVGFTDGSCQDELDFPFPLFLCSQTGNDIPHDDQDELDALTNLNTNPPSSNTDQDHPQYSNLSLYQPSYNPPPSDDILNCYQPELRDLLCHTLSSQASPRIEITRSELHHQHREHVQTAPVDISRRLAVPSYQNLPYRENLSPASSTSSSWHSEVYSPQPSPCVSPSASGGGGLAAMTVAELCPRLQAIHASGSPHTSPNTSPRTSITEETILNCRPSSASSSRPGSRSTSPQGKRTYEQYQNPALVVPRSRSPSPHALREELVEPCRPAANVDEFVDSINRHLAKPVPTKIGRTFQEYTICSQKEHAVLAEVKREPIMEPVYVLQPLGLLNQMPTAMCSMSLASLPALEWPLPSCTEQYELNIEVQPRQHHRAHYETEGSRGAVKAASGGHPVVQLHGYRGREALALQVFIGTADERAMRPHAFYQVHRITGKTVTTSSQEKMLNGTKVLELLLEPKDNMRAIVDCAGILKLKNADIELRKGETDVGRKNTRVRLVFRVHVPQPGGQWISLQVSSNPIECSQRPSRETPEVRRQDLDHCSVLGGMQMILTGQNFTSESRVLFSETTLEGLEVWEKEAIVNREKSQANMLYVEIPPYRDPNIYHPVKVNFCVLNGKRKPSQPQHFTYMPLPVPPIKAEPLDEYQYGELACSVPQVLGVSPQLCHHTAQIATSCYSMPGQVSQRTNSPILYPPSSEYQKLHQPSAFYQSQLEALSTSPGHYEPPLDHPASGVQPLCSGPGTAIGPNPGSHLKPSSYQHIMAGHNYQAGVSMFPSLDATNQRIFVQRAAPLLQSYNQQQPVEHQRTSSPVRVKRENLDETYLNDGEEAEFIIM, from the exons ATGAATATTAATGGTGAAAACAGTGCTGTCGGCTTCACTGATGGAAGCTGCCAGGATGAACTGGactttccttttcctctatTTCTTTGTAGCCAAACTGGAAATGACATCCCACATGATGACCAAG ATGAGCTTGATGCTTTGACAAACCTCAATACTAATCCACCCTCGTCCAACACTGACCAGGACCATCCTCAATACAGCAATCTGTCCCTCTATCAGCCTTCCTATAATCCTCCACCGTCTGATGACATTCTCAACTGTTATCAACCTGAACTGCGAGATcttctctgtcacacactctcatccCAAGCTAGCCCCCGCATCGAGATCACACGCTCAGAGCTACACCACCAGCACCGGGAGCATGTCCAAACAGCACCAGTGGATATCAGTCGGCGTCTAGCAGTACCTTCGTATCAGAATTTGCCCTACAGGGAGAACCTTAGCCCAGCAAGCAGCACGTCATCTAGCTGGCACTCTGAGGTGTATTCACCTCAACCGTCACCCTGTGTTTCTCCTAGTGCTTCAGGAGGTGGAGGTTTAGCTGCCATGACCGTAGCTGAGTTGTGCCCAAGGCTTCAGGCCATCCATGCATCAGGTTCACCCCATACTTCTCCAAATACCTCCCCACGCACCAGCATCACAGAGGAGACCATCCTGAACTGCAGGCCTTCATCTGCCTCCTCCTCACGGCCAGGTTCACGCTCCACTTCTCCTCAAGGAAAGCGCACTTATGAGCAATACCAGAACCCTGCCCTGGTGGTCCCACGCTCACGAAGCCCGTCTCCTCATGCATTGAGGGAAGAGTTGGTTGAGCCTTGTAGACCAGCAGCTAATGTTGATGAATTTGTAGACAGCATCAACAGACACCTAGCTAAACCAGTGCCCACAAAGATTGGACGGACTTTTCAGGAGTACACTATATGCAGCCAAAAAGAGCATGCCGTACTCGCTGAAGTAAAGCGGGAACCTATAATGGAACCAGTATACGTCTTGCAACCCCTAGGTTTGCTCAATCAGATGCCCACAGCCATGTGCAG CATGTCGTTGGCATCTCTGCCTGCTCTGGAGTGGCCGCTTCCCAGCTGCACAGAGCAGTATGAGCTGAATATAGAGGTTCAACCCAGACAGCACCACAGAGCCCACTATGAGACTGAAGGCAGTAGAGGAGCTGTTAAAGCAGCGTCAGGAGGACATCCTGTGGTTCAG TTGCACGGATACAGGGGACGAGAAGCTTTGGCACTGCAGGTATTTATTGGAACAGCTGATGAGAGAGCCATGAGGCCACATGCCTTTTACCAGGTCCACCGCATCACTGGCAAAACCGTCACCACCAGCAGCCAAGAGAAAATGTTGAACGGAACCAAAGTTCTGGAGCTGCTGCTGGAACCCAAAGACAACATGCGAGCAAT TGTGGACTGTGCTGGGATACTGAAGCTGAAAAATGCTGATATTGAGCTGCGGAAAGGTGAGACAGACGTGGGACGGAAGAACACACGTGTACGTCTGGTCTTTCGTGTCCATGTGCCTCAGCCTGGAGGCCAGTGGATTTCTCTACAAGTGTCCTCAAATCCCATCGAGTGCT CTCAAAGACCTAGCCGCGAAACTCCAGAGGTGAGGAGGCAGGATTTGGACCACTGCTCAGTGCTGGGGGGAATGCAGATGATCCTTACCGGTCAAAACTTCACCTCTGAGTCCAGGGTGCTCTTTAGTGAGACAACTCTAG AAGGCTTGGAGGTATGGGAGAAGGAAGCCATAGTCAACAGAGAAAAAAGTCAAGCA AACATGCTGTATGTAGAAATTCCTCCGTATCGAGACCCCAACATCTATCACCCAGTCAAAGTCAACTTCTGTGTGCTGAACGGGAAAAGGAAGCCTAGTCAGCCACAACACTTCACCTACATGCCACTCCCAG TTCCACCAATAAAGGCCGAGCCACTGGATGAGTATCAGTATGGAGAGCTTGCCTGCAGTGTCCCCCAAGTCTTAGGTGTCTCTCCACAATTGTGCCATCACACCGCCCAGATCGCTACCAGCTGCTACAGTATGCCAGGCCAGGTTTCCCAGAGGACCAACAGTCCTATTCTGTATCCACCGTCCTCGGAGTACCAAAAGCTCCATCAGCCTTCAGCCTTCTATCAGAGCCAGCTAGAGGCCCTGAGCACCAGCCCTGGTCACTACGAGCCTCCCCTAGATCACCCTGCATCTGGAGTGCAGCCCCTCTGCTCAGGTCCGGGAACTGCCATAGGGCCAAATCCAGGCTCTCATCTCAAACCCAGCAGTTATCAGCACATCATGGCAGGGCACAACTACCAGGCTGGTGTCTCTATGTTTCCAAGCCTGGATGCAACCAATCAGAGAATCTTTGTGCAGAGAGCAGCTCCTCTACTGCAGAGCTACAACCAGCAGCAGCCTGTGGAGCATCAGAGAACCAGCAGCCCTGTAAGAGTCAAGCGGGAAAATCTGGACGAAACTTACCTGAATGATGGTGAGGAGGCTGAGTTCATCATTATG TGA
- the manbal gene encoding protein MANBAL codes for MSGDLDLSPPEVPEPTFFESVLRYGLFLGAIFQLVCILAIIIPTSKSHEQEETSEPSEHKTSEPSRKPKAPAQQIRQKLKKESKKKR; via the exons ATGTCTGGGGATTTGGATCTGTCGCCACCGGAGGTTCCTGAGCCCACGTTTTTTGAGAGTGTTTTACGTTATGGTCTCTTTCTTGGCGCAATTTTCCAGCTGGTCTGCATTTTAGCCATAATTATACCCACCTCCAAGAGCCACGAACAG GAAGAGACTTCAGAGCCTTCTGAACACAAAACCTCTGAGCCGAGCAGAAAACCCAAAGCACCCGCACAGCAAATCCgtcaaaaactaaaaaaggaGAGCAAGAAGAAAAGATGA